In a single window of the Aridibaculum aurantiacum genome:
- a CDS encoding type I restriction enzyme HsdR N-terminal domain-containing protein, producing the protein MINIQYPKFPFKIKNEASREVIFDECRKQWVTLTPEEWVRQNFLQYLVQVKQYPASLIAVEKEILVADVKKRFDVLVYKNAKPWMVVECKEMNVPLSEATIRQVLNYNIQLQVEYIVITNGSNTFAMQIKDGQHKWVEEMPEY; encoded by the coding sequence ATGATCAATATCCAGTATCCCAAGTTTCCTTTCAAGATAAAAAATGAAGCCAGCCGGGAAGTCATTTTTGATGAATGCCGTAAACAATGGGTAACACTAACGCCGGAAGAATGGGTGCGGCAAAATTTTCTCCAATACCTGGTGCAGGTAAAGCAATATCCTGCTTCGCTGATAGCTGTAGAGAAAGAAATACTAGTTGCAGATGTTAAGAAGCGTTTTGATGTACTCGTTTACAAAAACGCCAAACCATGGATGGTGGTAGAGTGTAAAGAAATGAATGTGCCTTTATCGGAAGCCACCATCAGGCAGGTATTAAATTATAATATTCAGCTGCAGGTAGAATATATAGTGATAACGAATGGCAGTAACACATTTGCCATGCAAATAAAAGATGGGCAGCACAAATGGGTAGAGGAGATGCCGGAATATTAG
- a CDS encoding TraB/GumN family protein, giving the protein MRRLILIMVVAGAPLILFSQGQNSTKKYPSLFWEITGNGLKKPSYLFGTMHVSSKMVFNLSDSFYHAIKSTDAVALELNPEQWQEQMFRLQKSQLNLTRFSRPATNDFINEKSFQLQKYEDDIKRALSEEPTVVNNLLYRSYQSRADFEENTYLDLYIYQTGRKLGKQPAGVEDYMESERLMLEAYADMAKEKNKKSIDTDGQSMYEIEKKMQEAYRTGDLDLMDSLQRMTEVSQAFNEKFLYVRNEIQAHSIDTIIQKQSLFVGVGAAHLPGPRGVIELLRQKGYTLRPIFMRGRDAEEKEKIDKLKVPVNFQPVTSTDGMIEMKLPGQLFKREEAKTDSWQYADMNNGSYYMMTRVRTHGGILGVGEKAVLRKVDSLLYEFIPGKIVSKTAITKNGFHGFDITNKTRRGDVQRYQVLVTPYEILVFKMSGMDSYVQGQEAETFFNSIKINLATNDNWVQYQPEHGGFTVKLPQQPNVSVVKGNADRIDKWNFEALDKKTGNAYLVWRKSVYNFGFLEEDTFDLALMDESFQRSELVSKKLSRKMVNTGSRPFLEAKYLMKDGGYVQTRTFINGPHYYMLVARSNSKSADFTPFFSSFSFTPFKYPNAEKYVDSVLNIEVLTSVRPEIDTMLRSWIEKASADEGSSITGNYSYWPKSRTGVFKSDETGEAVVVNVESFPRYYYSRDTAKFWRDRMDEKNLLKDMVLKKKEFIQPAGTQGGYVLVLSDTNSSRNIMHKYLLKDDHLFRFSTITDGTGNASEFINQFFTSVQPIQKKLGPSIFENKLDLFFADYSSSDSLVKMRAHNAISNVYFGKAGANRIVEAINQLNLSDKNYFELKTKFINELGYIDDTTAQPGVIAVLKDLYTKTADTVTFQNPVLISLARLKNEAAYKVLKELLVQDPPIFENSYEYGRMFSHFTDTLPLARTLFPEILQLADVEDYRSRINSLLRQLVDSGYIQGKDYASYFNKLMFDATIQLKKQQVRDEKRMEQETKQDDDKPMVRGLYASTSAYGNSGSSINDYAVLLMPFYDQSQLVSKFFDKLLHSKDPDVQMNAALVMIRNNKKIPDTLLANLASKDDYRAKLLARLEKINRTDLFPAKYKSQEQITTSLLVNDKSLPQVAAVELVNKKLVDVKGKKGWIYMYKYKVKKEDDWKIGISGLQPENIKEVSSNKDMVKMTDRRLKGDEPVTDQFEQQIKQLVFAQHKSSRNFFTDKTQNVFRSPFGDIEDYEMEIGDY; this is encoded by the coding sequence TTGAGGCGTTTAATTCTGATAATGGTGGTAGCAGGAGCACCTCTCATTCTTTTTTCACAAGGTCAAAACAGCACTAAAAAATACCCAAGTCTGTTTTGGGAAATAACGGGTAATGGACTCAAAAAACCATCTTACCTGTTTGGGACCATGCACGTAAGCAGCAAAATGGTTTTTAACCTCAGTGACTCATTTTATCACGCCATTAAAAGTACTGACGCAGTTGCGCTTGAACTAAATCCTGAGCAATGGCAGGAACAAATGTTCCGTCTTCAAAAGTCTCAGCTTAATCTAACCCGCTTTAGCCGCCCTGCCACCAACGATTTTATCAATGAAAAATCTTTCCAGCTTCAGAAATATGAGGACGATATAAAACGTGCACTGAGCGAAGAGCCAACAGTGGTAAATAATTTATTATACCGTAGCTACCAGTCACGCGCAGATTTTGAAGAAAACACTTACCTGGACCTGTACATCTATCAAACAGGCCGCAAACTTGGAAAGCAGCCGGCAGGTGTAGAAGATTATATGGAAAGTGAGCGATTGATGCTGGAAGCTTATGCTGATATGGCCAAAGAAAAAAATAAAAAGTCGATAGATACAGATGGCCAGTCGATGTACGAGATAGAGAAGAAAATGCAGGAAGCATATCGCACAGGTGATCTTGACCTGATGGATTCTTTGCAAAGAATGACGGAAGTATCGCAGGCTTTCAATGAGAAGTTCCTGTATGTGCGTAACGAGATACAGGCTCATTCTATAGATACCATAATACAAAAGCAAAGTCTATTTGTTGGTGTGGGAGCGGCACATTTACCCGGCCCACGGGGCGTTATCGAACTGCTTCGGCAAAAGGGATATACGCTTCGTCCCATATTCATGCGTGGCAGAGATGCAGAGGAAAAAGAGAAGATTGACAAACTGAAGGTGCCTGTAAATTTTCAGCCGGTAACCAGCACCGATGGAATGATTGAAATGAAACTTCCGGGGCAGCTGTTCAAAAGAGAAGAAGCAAAGACCGACAGTTGGCAATATGCTGATATGAACAATGGCTCGTACTACATGATGACCAGGGTACGCACACATGGAGGCATTTTAGGTGTAGGAGAAAAGGCAGTGCTGAGAAAAGTAGACAGCCTGTTATACGAGTTCATTCCAGGTAAAATTGTTTCTAAAACTGCAATTACCAAAAATGGGTTTCATGGTTTTGACATTACCAACAAGACCCGCCGCGGCGATGTGCAGCGCTACCAGGTACTGGTGACGCCGTACGAGATACTCGTTTTTAAAATGAGCGGGATGGACAGCTATGTGCAAGGGCAGGAGGCAGAAACATTTTTTAATTCTATAAAGATCAACCTGGCTACTAATGACAATTGGGTTCAGTACCAACCAGAACATGGAGGCTTTACTGTAAAACTACCACAGCAGCCAAATGTGTCGGTGGTAAAAGGAAACGCTGACAGAATTGATAAATGGAATTTTGAAGCGCTTGATAAAAAGACTGGTAATGCCTACCTGGTGTGGCGCAAGTCGGTTTACAATTTCGGTTTTTTAGAAGAGGATACTTTTGATCTTGCTCTGATGGATGAAAGTTTCCAACGGTCGGAGCTGGTAAGCAAAAAGCTTAGCCGTAAAATGGTGAACACTGGAAGCAGGCCTTTCCTGGAAGCGAAATACCTGATGAAAGATGGCGGCTATGTGCAAACAAGAACATTCATCAACGGGCCTCACTATTATATGTTGGTAGCTCGCTCTAATAGTAAGTCAGCAGATTTCACACCTTTCTTTTCTTCCTTCAGTTTTACACCTTTCAAATATCCTAACGCTGAGAAATATGTGGACTCTGTACTTAACATAGAAGTACTTACATCAGTAAGGCCAGAGATAGATACCATGCTTCGTTCTTGGATAGAAAAGGCTTCTGCTGATGAAGGTTCCAGCATTACCGGCAACTATAGTTACTGGCCCAAGAGCAGGACCGGCGTTTTTAAAAGCGATGAAACAGGGGAAGCAGTCGTTGTTAACGTAGAGTCGTTTCCGAGGTACTACTATAGCAGGGATACAGCTAAATTCTGGCGCGACAGGATGGATGAAAAGAACCTGCTTAAAGACATGGTGCTAAAGAAGAAGGAGTTTATCCAGCCTGCAGGAACACAGGGAGGTTATGTGCTGGTGCTGTCAGATACCAATTCTTCACGCAATATCATGCACAAGTACCTGCTAAAGGACGATCACCTGTTCAGGTTTTCAACCATCACAGATGGTACAGGCAATGCAAGTGAGTTCATCAACCAGTTTTTTACTTCCGTGCAGCCCATTCAGAAAAAGCTTGGACCTTCTATTTTCGAGAATAAGCTGGACCTATTTTTTGCAGATTATAGTAGTAGCGATTCGCTGGTTAAAATGCGGGCACACAATGCTATCTCCAATGTTTATTTTGGTAAGGCTGGTGCAAACAGGATAGTAGAAGCCATCAATCAACTGAACCTGTCAGATAAGAATTATTTTGAGTTGAAGACAAAGTTCATAAATGAACTGGGATATATAGATGATACCACGGCACAACCTGGGGTAATAGCAGTGCTAAAAGATCTTTATACAAAAACTGCTGATACGGTTACTTTTCAAAATCCTGTTCTTATATCGTTGGCAAGGCTAAAAAATGAAGCTGCTTATAAGGTTCTGAAAGAGCTGCTGGTACAGGATCCGCCTATTTTTGAGAACAGCTATGAATATGGCAGAATGTTCAGCCACTTCACGGATACCTTGCCGCTTGCACGAACACTTTTTCCTGAAATATTACAACTGGCTGATGTGGAAGATTACAGAAGTCGCATCAACAGCTTGTTACGCCAGCTGGTAGACAGCGGCTACATTCAAGGAAAGGATTATGCTTCTTACTTCAATAAGTTGATGTTTGATGCTACCATTCAGCTGAAAAAGCAACAGGTGCGCGACGAAAAGCGAATGGAACAAGAGACAAAGCAGGATGATGATAAGCCTATGGTTCGTGGTCTTTACGCCTCTACTTCTGCTTATGGAAACAGCGGATCATCGATAAATGATTATGCAGTTTTATTGATGCCATTTTACGACCAGAGCCAGCTGGTGTCAAAATTCTTTGATAAGCTGCTACATTCTAAAGACCCCGATGTGCAGATGAATGCAGCATTGGTGATGATAAGGAACAACAAGAAGATACCTGATACGCTGCTGGCCAACCTTGCATCTAAAGATGATTACCGCGCCAAATTATTAGCACGCCTTGAAAAGATAAACAGAACCGATTTGTTCCCGGCGAAGTATAAGAGCCAGGAGCAGATAACTACTTCTCTTTTAGTGAATGATAAAAGCTTGCCGCAAGTAGCTGCTGTAGAGTTGGTAAATAAAAAACTGGTAGATGTGAAAGGCAAGAAAGGCTGGATCTATATGTACAAATACAAGGTGAAGAAGGAAGATGATTGGAAGATTGGCATCAGCGGGTTGCAGCCTGAGAACATTAAGGAAGTTAGCAGCAACAAGGATATGGTGAAGATGACTGACAGGAGGCTAAAAGGTGATGAGCCTGTAACAGATCAGTTTGAACAGCAGATAAAACAGTTGGTATTTGCCCAGCACAAAAGCAGCCGTAACTTCTTTACCGATAAAACGCAGAATGTTTTTCGAAGTCCATTTGGCGATATAGAAGATTATGAAATGGAAATAGGAGATTATTAG
- a CDS encoding AMP nucleosidase: MKTKDEIVKNWLPRYTGEKLENFGKYILLTNFSNYVKMFADQHNVPIVGLDRPMQCATAENITIINFGMGSPGAATVMDLLSAIEPEAVLFLGKCGGLKRRNKIGDLILPIAAIRGEGTSNDYFPAEVPAMPSFALQKAISTTIRDFEVDYWTGTVYTTNRRVWEHDEEFKSYLQNVRAYAIDMETATIFMVGFFNKIPTGALLLVSDQPMIPEGVKTEQSDVMVTKSFVEKHLMIGIQSLKQLQNNGLTVRHLRF, encoded by the coding sequence ATGAAGACAAAAGATGAAATAGTAAAAAATTGGTTGCCACGCTATACCGGCGAAAAGCTTGAAAATTTTGGCAAGTACATCCTGCTGACCAACTTCAGCAATTATGTAAAAATGTTTGCTGACCAGCACAATGTACCCATTGTAGGACTTGATCGTCCCATGCAATGTGCCACTGCAGAAAACATAACGATCATCAATTTTGGGATGGGTAGCCCGGGTGCTGCAACTGTTATGGATCTTTTGTCGGCTATTGAACCCGAAGCTGTCTTATTCCTGGGTAAATGCGGTGGGCTTAAAAGACGCAACAAGATCGGCGACCTGATACTGCCTATAGCAGCTATACGGGGAGAAGGTACATCGAACGACTATTTTCCTGCTGAAGTGCCGGCTATGCCTTCTTTCGCCTTGCAAAAAGCCATCTCAACCACCATACGCGATTTTGAAGTGGATTACTGGACCGGAACGGTTTATACCACCAACCGCCGTGTGTGGGAGCACGATGAAGAGTTTAAGAGCTACCTGCAGAATGTACGTGCTTATGCAATAGACATGGAAACCGCAACCATCTTCATGGTTGGTTTTTTCAATAAAATACCTACCGGTGCACTCCTGTTAGTAAGCGATCAACCAATGATACCAGAAGGTGTAAAAACAGAACAAAGCGATGTAATGGTAACTAAATCATTTGTAGAAAAACACCTGATGATAGGCATACAATCATTAAAGCAACTGCAGAACAATGGACTTACAGTTCGTCACCTGCGGTTTTAA
- a CDS encoding amidohydrolase — translation MRRRFLFAALLVQVAAFSQQDAYKAKLSQQADQLQKKVVEWRRDFHQHPELGNNEVRTAGIIAAHLQSLGIEVKTGVAKTGVVGVLRGGKTGPVVALRADMDGLPVTERVDLPFASKARSVYNGQEVGVMHACGHDTHMAILMGVAEVLAANKKDLKGTVKFIFQPAEEGPPAGEEGGAELMIKEGVLENPKVDVIFGLHINAQTEVGKLTYKPGGTMAGVNDMKIIVKGRQSHGAYPWYSVDPIVVAAQIINNLQTIVSRNLDVTQNAGVVTVGSIHGGNRSNIIPEQVEMLGTIRALSNDDERLLIERIRTIATKTAEAAGATAEVKIPFSVRYPVTYNDSALTLRMLPTLQKTAGADNVLLKTAVTGAEDFSFFQEKVPGLFFFLGGMAKGGDPFKTPAHHTPDFYIDESGFTLGVKALLNLTVDYMEGVPKGRK, via the coding sequence ATGAGAAGAAGATTTTTATTTGCGGCGCTCCTGGTACAGGTAGCAGCTTTTTCACAACAAGATGCTTATAAAGCAAAGCTTTCGCAACAGGCAGACCAGCTACAAAAGAAGGTGGTAGAATGGAGACGCGACTTTCATCAACACCCGGAGTTAGGTAATAATGAAGTGCGCACTGCTGGTATCATTGCAGCTCATTTACAGTCGTTAGGTATAGAAGTAAAAACCGGTGTTGCCAAGACCGGAGTAGTAGGTGTGCTTCGCGGTGGAAAAACTGGTCCTGTGGTAGCACTACGCGCCGATATGGATGGACTGCCGGTAACGGAGCGTGTAGATCTGCCATTTGCTTCTAAAGCACGTTCCGTTTATAATGGACAGGAAGTGGGAGTGATGCATGCATGCGGCCACGACACGCACATGGCTATATTAATGGGTGTTGCCGAGGTTTTGGCAGCTAATAAAAAAGATCTGAAAGGAACAGTGAAATTCATTTTTCAGCCTGCAGAAGAAGGACCTCCTGCCGGTGAAGAAGGTGGAGCCGAACTGATGATAAAAGAAGGTGTTTTAGAAAATCCCAAGGTGGATGTGATCTTTGGACTGCACATCAACGCACAAACTGAGGTAGGTAAGCTGACGTATAAACCTGGTGGTACCATGGCTGGTGTAAATGATATGAAGATCATCGTGAAAGGCCGGCAGTCGCATGGTGCTTACCCTTGGTATTCAGTAGATCCAATAGTAGTGGCTGCACAAATCATCAACAACCTGCAGACAATTGTAAGCCGCAACCTAGATGTAACGCAAAATGCCGGTGTGGTAACGGTAGGTTCTATTCATGGCGGCAACAGGTCGAACATTATTCCTGAACAGGTGGAAATGCTTGGAACCATAAGAGCTTTAAGCAACGATGATGAAAGATTGCTGATAGAAAGAATACGCACTATAGCTACAAAGACAGCAGAAGCCGCAGGCGCAACTGCAGAAGTAAAAATTCCATTTAGTGTTCGTTATCCTGTTACTTATAATGATTCCGCACTTACACTTCGTATGTTGCCAACATTGCAAAAAACAGCTGGCGCAGATAATGTGCTTCTGAAGACAGCTGTTACAGGCGCTGAAGATTTTTCATTTTTCCAGGAGAAAGTGCCCGGGCTTTTCTTCTTCCTTGGTGGAATGGCTAAGGGTGGAGATCCTTTTAAAACACCAGCGCATCACACACCTGATTTTTATATAGATGAAAGTGGTTTTACACTGGGTGTAAAAGCATTACTTAATCTAACAGTAGACTATATGGAAGGCGTGCCAAAAGGCAGGAAGTAA
- the queA gene encoding tRNA preQ1(34) S-adenosylmethionine ribosyltransferase-isomerase QueA: MKLSQFKFDLPLNLIAQNPAKKREDSRMMVVHRKTGQIENRNFRDILEYFDDKDVFVVNNTKVFPARMYGRKEKTGAKIEVFLLRELNKPNRLWDVIVDPARKIRVGNKLYFGESDELVAEVIDNTTSRGRTIRFLWEGSEEEFKAQLEALGETPLPKYIKRKPDDEDRERYQTVYAKHEGAVAAPTAGLHFSKELIKRCEIKGIRFAEVTLHTGLGTFRPIEVEDLSKHKMDAEYYKIDEFACRIVNKAKETGHRICSIGTTTMRAMETSFTAQKLLKPNEGWTNTFIHPPYDFNVADSLVTNFHLPKTSLLIMTCAFAGYDLTMEAYKKAIKDKYRFFSYGDALLIL; this comes from the coding sequence ATGAAATTATCTCAATTCAAGTTTGATCTTCCGCTTAACCTGATTGCTCAGAACCCTGCAAAAAAACGTGAAGACAGCCGGATGATGGTTGTTCATCGCAAGACAGGCCAGATCGAAAACAGGAACTTCCGCGACATCCTGGAATATTTTGATGACAAAGACGTATTTGTAGTGAACAACACCAAAGTTTTTCCTGCACGTATGTATGGTCGCAAAGAAAAAACAGGTGCTAAGATTGAAGTTTTCCTGCTGCGCGAACTGAACAAACCAAACCGCCTTTGGGACGTAATTGTTGATCCCGCAAGAAAGATAAGGGTTGGTAACAAATTGTACTTTGGCGAATCAGATGAACTGGTAGCTGAAGTAATTGACAACACCACCAGCCGTGGTCGTACCATTCGTTTTTTATGGGAAGGTTCAGAAGAAGAGTTCAAAGCGCAACTGGAAGCATTGGGTGAAACACCATTGCCTAAGTACATCAAGCGCAAGCCAGATGATGAGGACCGCGAAAGATATCAAACAGTTTATGCTAAGCACGAAGGTGCTGTAGCTGCCCCTACTGCAGGTCTGCACTTCAGTAAAGAGCTCATCAAGCGTTGCGAGATCAAAGGGATCCGTTTTGCAGAGGTTACACTTCATACAGGCCTTGGTACATTCCGCCCAATTGAAGTAGAAGACCTGAGCAAACATAAAATGGATGCTGAATATTACAAGATAGACGAGTTCGCTTGCCGCATTGTTAACAAGGCAAAGGAAACCGGCCACCGCATTTGCTCTATTGGTACTACTACCATGCGTGCAATGGAAACCAGCTTCACTGCACAAAAATTGTTGAAGCCAAATGAAGGCTGGACGAACACTTTCATCCACCCGCCATACGATTTCAATGTTGCTGACTCTTTAGTTACAAACTTCCACCTGCCTAAGACCAGCCTGTTGATCATGACATGTGCATTTGCCGGTTACGATCTTACCATGGAAGCTTACAAAAAAGCTATTAAAGACAAGTATCGCTTCTTCAGTTATGGCGATGCGTTATTGATCTTATAA